CACCCGGCGCAGCGTGGCCGCATCCATCTCTCCGGCATCGAAGTCCGCCTCGGCGCTGTCGATGGCGGTCAGCGCTTCGGCTGCCGACAGACCGGGCAGGACGGCGATCAGCTTGTTCCAGCCGTCGCCCGCAAGATTGAACCGGTAATAGCCGGTGCCGTTGGCATTCGGGTGGTAGGCGTCCGGGCATGTCGCCCCCTCCAGCGGCATGACCTGACGGCGCGCCTTCAGGAGCGTGCAGGACCGTCCGGACGCGTCTCCCTCGCGCCAGGACACGCAGACCGGAACGATCCAGTGGCGATTTGGGTCCGCATCGGAGCCCAGCGGGCGATAGCGGCTCTGTTCAAGAACGACCTTGGCGCCAATGCTTGTGCACTGAAGGTCTGTCTCCAGCAGCGGGACGCCATTCTGGGTGACGAACGTCTTCAGCGACTGGCCGATATCCGGATTGCCCGTTGTCCGGCCGATGGCGCGGAAGAACTCCTCGCTGTCAGCGGCCCCGTCGGCATATTCGGCGATATACTTGCCCAGCGCCGGACGGAACTGGTCCGGCCCGAACCACGCATCCACCATGCCCAGAACGGCCTGTCCCTTGTTGTAGGTGATCGCATCATAGGCGTTGCGGATGTCGGCATTCTCCGTGATCGGCTGGGCCACGGCGCGGGCGCTGGACAGGCTGTCGAGCCGCATGGCGGCAACCGCATCGGCGACGGCCTGAATGTCGTACCCGCCATCCGGTTCCAGCACGCTGAGCACGGCCGGCTCGGCCCAGCTGGCAATGCCTTCCTTCAGCCAGAGATCGTCCCACCAGGGCGGGGTGACGAGATCGCCGAACCACATATGCGACAGCTCGTGCGCGTGGACACCTTTCATGGACCGCAGGAACAGGGCGCCGGACGTCTCATTCGCGAGAATGCGGCTTTCCCGGTAGGTGATCGCGGCAGCGAGTTCGGTCGCCCCCGACGGCCATTGCGGCGCGGCGATGATGTCCAGCTTTTCATAAGGATAGGGCTGTTCCAGCGCCTCTTCGAAGAACTCCACGATGGCGGGCGTGATGGAGAGGATTGCGTCCAGCTCCTCACCCTTGCCTGCGCGGGCATAGCCCGTCAGCGGCACAGGCCAGTCGCGCAGCGCATTCACCGGGATCGTCCCGGCGGGAACTTTCTCGAAATTACCCACGGCGACCGACAGGAGATAGGTCGACAGCGGCCGGGTGCGCAGGAAAGTCACCCGGTCAAAGCCCGGCTTGTCCGGGACGCGCGATGCGACCGGCGTGTTGCCGATAGCCAGCATGTCTTCCGGTACAATCAGCGTGAAATCGAACGGGGCCTTGAAGCCCGGCTCGTCAAAGCTTGGCAGGAAACGGCGGGCCTGGATGCTTTCGGACTTGGCCAGCGCATAGGCTTCGCCCTTTTCCTCCACCCGGAACAGCCCGGCGAGGTTCGCGTCGAAGGCAGCGGTATAGTCGATGGTCAGCGTGATGCCGCCCGCATGAACTCGGTTCGGAAAACCTACCCAGACCACGCCGGTCGGGTCCACTTCTGTCCAGCTGGCTGGCCGGGTCTCGCCGCCTGCCGTCACCGTGACCGAGGACACGTCGAGATCTGCCCCGTGCATCCAGATCCCCGGCGCGGATGTCTGCAGGTTCACGTCAATCCCGACATGCCCGGCGAAGGCCGCCTCCCGCGGGTCGACGGTCATCTCCACCCGGTAGGCCACCGGCTGGGCCACGCCGGAAAGCCGGCCGGACGGCGCCGCGGCCCTCAGATCATCCATCGGCACGGCGCGGACCTGCGGACCGAAGGCCGATGGCTGCACACAGGCCGCCAGAAGAAGGAGAAGGGACGCCGCCAGATACCGCATGAAATCGCTTCCTTGTCTTGTTTCACCCTCCTGCTTAGCGCATCAGGAGAGCCATGAAACCCGTCCTCTCGATACTCGATCCATCTCCATTGTTCGAGGGCCAGACCGCCGCGGATGCTTTTGAGAACACGCTTGCCCTGGCCGGGGCACTGGACGGGCGGGGCTGGCGGTCCTTCTGGGTGCAGGAACATCACAATGCACGCAGTTTCGCGGGCGCCGCGCCGGAAGTCCTGATCGCCGCGCTGACGCAGCGCACGCAGCATCTGAAGCTCGGTTCCGGCGGGGTGATGCTGCCGAATTATTCGCCGCTGAAAGTGGCCGAGCAATTCTGCGCGCTCGAAGCGCTGGCGCCGGGCCGGATCGAACTGGGCGTCGGCCGGGCGACCGGGGCGGACCCGCGCACCTCCGCCGCCCTGCTCGGCCCCGGCGCGCAGGCCTTCCCGACCATGCTGCGCATGCTGATGGACTGGATGCTGGATGCGAGCGGTGAGGCACCCTTGCCGGAGAACCACCGGGCGACGGGCATCCATGTCGGCCCGCGCGGCGCCCGGCCGGATTTGTGGATGCTGTCCTCCTCGCCGGACTCGGCGGCCTTTGCCGGGGCGATGGGCCTGAAGCTCGCCTTTGCGGATTTCCTGGCGCCGGGCGGGGCGGGCGCTGCCCTTGAGACCTACCGCAAGGCATTCGAGCCTTCGCCCTTCGCCGCAGAGCCCTATGCCGCCGTTGGCCTCGTTGCCCTCGCCGCGGAGTCAGAGGCCGAGGCCCGCCGCCTGTCCAAACCCGCCATCGCCTGGAACCTGGCCCGCAGTACGGGGGACTTCCGCGCCTTCGTTCCGTCTACGGAGGCCGATGCCGTGATCGCCGCCGCCTCTCCCGAAGCGCTCGCCGCAGCGGAGGGACGCGGCGTGATCGGCGCAGCAGACGATGTCGCCTCGCGCCTGTCCGCCTTTGCGGGCGAACATGGCGCCGACGAGCTGTTCATCCTCACATTGGCCGAGCGGAACGAAGACCGTATCCGCTCCTACCAGCTGATCGCCGAAGCGATGGCCTAGCCCGCGAAGCCGCGCGCCTTCATGGCCTCATACCAGCGGCCGAGATTG
This portion of the Hyphomonas adhaerens MHS-3 genome encodes:
- a CDS encoding M1 family metallopeptidase, translating into MRYLAASLLLLLAACVQPSAFGPQVRAVPMDDLRAAAPSGRLSGVAQPVAYRVEMTVDPREAAFAGHVGIDVNLQTSAPGIWMHGADLDVSSVTVTAGGETRPASWTEVDPTGVVWVGFPNRVHAGGITLTIDYTAAFDANLAGLFRVEEKGEAYALAKSESIQARRFLPSFDEPGFKAPFDFTLIVPEDMLAIGNTPVASRVPDKPGFDRVTFLRTRPLSTYLLSVAVGNFEKVPAGTIPVNALRDWPVPLTGYARAGKGEELDAILSITPAIVEFFEEALEQPYPYEKLDIIAAPQWPSGATELAAAITYRESRILANETSGALFLRSMKGVHAHELSHMWFGDLVTPPWWDDLWLKEGIASWAEPAVLSVLEPDGGYDIQAVADAVAAMRLDSLSSARAVAQPITENADIRNAYDAITYNKGQAVLGMVDAWFGPDQFRPALGKYIAEYADGAADSEEFFRAIGRTTGNPDIGQSLKTFVTQNGVPLLETDLQCTSIGAKVVLEQSRYRPLGSDADPNRHWIVPVCVSWREGDASGRSCTLLKARRQVMPLEGATCPDAYHPNANGTGYYRFNLAGDGWNKLIAVLPGLSAAEALTAIDSAEADFDAGEMDAATLRRVLAAGAQHDDAAVAAAVLGIYADLMEQLDDAPGLRADAEAASARLRAQMTDQGGDPELEASLAEFDATILKQEAARTDLAAKMDTWLTDPEADGNLSSDLYASGLLVLLDQGGQAAYDRVLTAYDEIDNPAFGQSVARALGSVTDPDQAARTRGLIASAALGPRETYTMALLQMKTPETREAMWAYLEDNFPAFLKAIPAQWKRRTPRLASYFCDSEGLDALNALFEEYGDLAEGHARELSLAREQIHLCMARKAATEADLEAAFAAP
- a CDS encoding MsnO8 family LLM class oxidoreductase; amino-acid sequence: MKPVLSILDPSPLFEGQTAADAFENTLALAGALDGRGWRSFWVQEHHNARSFAGAAPEVLIAALTQRTQHLKLGSGGVMLPNYSPLKVAEQFCALEALAPGRIELGVGRATGADPRTSAALLGPGAQAFPTMLRMLMDWMLDASGEAPLPENHRATGIHVGPRGARPDLWMLSSSPDSAAFAGAMGLKLAFADFLAPGGAGAALETYRKAFEPSPFAAEPYAAVGLVALAAESEAEARRLSKPAIAWNLARSTGDFRAFVPSTEADAVIAAASPEALAAAEGRGVIGAADDVASRLSAFAGEHGADELFILTLAERNEDRIRSYQLIAEAMA